From the Acidovorax carolinensis genome, one window contains:
- a CDS encoding bifunctional 2',3'-cyclic-nucleotide 2'-phosphodiesterase/3'-nucleotidase, translating into MLEQYFCPPTRISRRVAGFGLLALVAATVAACGGSDSDGSSNAGATATLAVLETTDLHFNVRSYDYFKLAEDKSYGFERTATLVRAARKEFANTLLVDNGDTIQGTALADYEATITPIPCTQQLSMYKAMGALGFDAGTLGNHEFNYGLPFLNQVLGGGLDVEGVDATKKCAGAGYPMALANVYSSKTKKPLVQPYTILERTLTAKGTDGKDVKLPIKVGVIGFTTPGILNWDKRYLEGKVYTEGAVESANKYVPELRAKGADIVVALLHGGLDSAAYSPTMENPGLHLSKVAGIDAMVMGHQHSVFPDAAATPAFSQAGVDNKAGTINGVPAVMASSWGKALGVIQLSLQWDGTKWAVNKAASKSELRNIQSKNAAGATVYAEPDATVAPLIETQHQAAIKYVKTPIGSTDFRMSTLFADVGDPGAIQIVNQAQQAYVAAYIKASLPQYAALPVLSVSAPFKSGFQGGADYTDVAVGPLAINNAADLYLYPNTVYAVKVNGGDIKNWLEAAAKRFNQIDPVKTTEQQLISTFPGYNYDMFTTGDLQYEIDVTQAVGSRIKNLTYLGKPIDVVQEFVIATNNYRATSGKSFIDKLDGSGTIWASPDANRDVVIEYIRKNPVVTRATNGAAKSWRFAKATVAGPVVFSSGANALPVALAAGLTNVSLLAADDGSGKGTSKYAIDLSK; encoded by the coding sequence ATGCTGGAACAATATTTTTGCCCGCCGACCCGTATTTCGCGCCGTGTGGCCGGTTTCGGGCTGCTGGCCCTGGTAGCGGCCACTGTTGCGGCCTGTGGCGGCAGTGACAGCGATGGTTCCTCCAATGCGGGCGCCACAGCCACGCTGGCCGTGCTCGAGACGACCGACTTGCACTTCAACGTGCGCAGCTATGACTATTTCAAGCTCGCGGAAGACAAGTCGTATGGCTTCGAGCGCACTGCCACGCTGGTGCGCGCCGCGCGCAAAGAGTTTGCCAACACGCTGCTGGTGGACAACGGCGACACCATCCAGGGCACGGCGCTGGCCGACTACGAGGCCACCATCACCCCCATCCCCTGCACGCAGCAGCTGTCGATGTACAAGGCCATGGGTGCGCTGGGCTTTGACGCCGGCACGCTGGGCAACCACGAGTTCAACTACGGCCTGCCCTTTTTGAACCAGGTGCTGGGCGGCGGGCTGGATGTGGAAGGTGTCGATGCCACCAAGAAATGCGCGGGCGCGGGCTATCCCATGGCTTTGGCCAACGTGTACAGCAGCAAAACCAAAAAGCCACTGGTGCAGCCCTACACGATCCTTGAGCGCACGCTGACCGCCAAGGGCACCGATGGCAAGGACGTGAAACTGCCCATCAAGGTGGGCGTGATCGGTTTCACAACGCCCGGCATCCTGAACTGGGACAAGCGCTACCTCGAAGGCAAGGTTTATACCGAAGGCGCAGTGGAATCCGCCAACAAGTACGTGCCCGAGCTGCGCGCCAAGGGCGCAGACATCGTCGTGGCCTTGCTGCACGGCGGTCTCGACAGTGCTGCCTACTCGCCCACCATGGAGAACCCCGGCCTGCACCTGTCCAAGGTGGCGGGCATTGACGCCATGGTGATGGGCCACCAGCACAGCGTGTTCCCTGACGCGGCGGCCACGCCGGCCTTCTCGCAGGCTGGCGTGGACAACAAGGCGGGCACCATCAATGGCGTACCTGCCGTGATGGCCAGTTCGTGGGGCAAGGCGCTGGGCGTGATCCAGCTGTCGCTGCAGTGGGACGGCACCAAGTGGGCCGTCAACAAGGCCGCGAGCAAGAGCGAGCTGCGCAATATCCAGAGCAAGAACGCCGCTGGCGCCACCGTCTATGCGGAGCCCGATGCCACCGTGGCGCCGCTGATCGAGACGCAGCACCAGGCCGCGATCAAGTACGTGAAGACGCCCATCGGTAGCACCGACTTCCGCATGAGCACGCTGTTTGCCGACGTGGGCGACCCCGGCGCGATCCAGATCGTGAACCAGGCGCAGCAGGCCTACGTGGCCGCCTACATCAAGGCCAGCCTGCCGCAATACGCTGCATTGCCAGTGCTTTCGGTGAGTGCACCGTTCAAGAGCGGCTTCCAGGGCGGGGCTGATTACACCGACGTGGCCGTGGGCCCGCTGGCCATCAACAACGCGGCCGACCTGTATCTCTACCCCAACACGGTGTATGCGGTAAAGGTCAACGGGGGTGACATCAAGAACTGGCTGGAGGCGGCTGCCAAGCGCTTCAACCAGATCGACCCGGTCAAGACCACCGAGCAGCAACTGATCAGCACCTTCCCGGGCTACAACTACGACATGTTCACCACGGGCGATCTGCAGTACGAGATCGACGTGACGCAGGCCGTGGGCAGCCGCATCAAGAACCTGACCTACCTGGGCAAGCCCATCGATGTGGTGCAGGAGTTCGTGATCGCCACCAACAACTACCGCGCGACCAGCGGCAAGAGCTTCATCGACAAGCTCGACGGCTCGGGCACCATCTGGGCCTCGCCCGATGCGAACCGCGACGTGGTGATCGAGTACATCCGCAAGAACCCCGTGGTGACCCGCGCCACCAACGGCGCGGCCAAGAGCTGGCGCTTTGCCAAGGCGACCGTGGCCGGCCCGGTGGTGTTCAGCTCGGGTGCCAATGCGCTGCCCGTGGCGCTGGCCGCTGGGTTAACCAATGTGTCGCTGTTGGCGGCCGACGACGGCTCGGGCAAGGGCACGTCCAAGTACGCCATCGATCTGTCCAAATAG
- a CDS encoding DUF3334 family protein, with the protein MSNPETSVVYGTEDLLISLCNSVTRVLNVATHSQIHYSGMVQRISKTCLKPDIGCFVLFDGGFSGLVIINFSASAAMELYQSYLLNMGMSKDDLVTSYTSDEVSNVMGELMNQVVGDFTGKVRRELQTHITQNQPKMLVLNKQVMLSVDANLDKPEARRVTFYTGNNNIFYLELAIDRTEFIKLYDFEPQETPDPDALMAQTRANADAEVPLPPVPSSDTDELLKSLGM; encoded by the coding sequence ATGAGCAACCCAGAAACATCCGTCGTTTACGGCACCGAAGATCTGCTGATCAGCCTGTGCAACTCGGTCACCCGCGTGCTGAACGTGGCCACGCACAGCCAGATCCACTATTCCGGCATGGTGCAGCGCATCAGCAAGACCTGCCTCAAGCCCGACATTGGCTGCTTTGTGCTGTTTGATGGCGGCTTCTCGGGCCTGGTGATCATCAACTTCTCGGCATCCGCCGCCATGGAGCTGTATCAGAGCTATCTGCTGAACATGGGCATGTCGAAAGACGATCTGGTCACGTCCTACACCTCGGACGAAGTGAGCAACGTGATGGGCGAACTCATGAACCAGGTGGTGGGCGACTTCACCGGCAAGGTGCGGCGCGAGCTGCAGACCCACATCACCCAGAACCAGCCCAAGATGCTGGTGCTGAACAAGCAGGTGATGCTGAGCGTGGACGCCAACCTGGACAAGCCCGAGGCCCGGCGCGTGACTTTCTACACCGGCAACAACAACATCTTCTATCTGGAACTGGCCATCGACCGCACCGAATTCATCAAACTGTATGACTTCGAGCCGCAGGAAACCCCCGATCCCGACGCACTGATGGCACAGACCCGCGCAAACGCAGACGCCGAAGTGCCCCTGCCCCCCGTGCCCTCGAGCGACACCGACGAACTGCTCAAGTCACTGGGCATGTAA